Proteins from one Roseimicrobium gellanilyticum genomic window:
- a CDS encoding DUF1592 domain-containing protein, giving the protein MTRHVCRAAAGAVFGRASFVSEECFVLSVFPVRRLLHGGSALIPCLPPSLCDCLMPKFRSISLLLVTASLSPAWCAPLMAQAQPQAQVAQAQSERGKETFDKKVMPVLQQYCWDCHGDGMDKGNFALDKHADYKAMMADKKFWDNVREHVDTHVMPPENKDQPTNEERDAITKWIEDDVFWVDPKRPDPGHITLRRLNRVEYNNTIRDIFRVDSRPATAFPPDDTGYGYDNIGDVLSLSPLLMEKYMKAARKVAEDSIWTKPPTRLVRELGAGKFDDPNEISDRLEDQTRSIFSNGDIEARVEMPTAGVFRASLTVSATQAGPEKAKLAVLVDGKELRQLEVSADLNDASDSKKWQTFHFDLPMEKGQRKVAVRFLNDYFDEKEQDPKRKDRNVFLDSLDLRGPIRFQSGEQSKFLDWLCEGQRLQGRSLSLRGTDFDASGPGVGGDSSTVYLSGNGYVHRAVEIPEDGKYKVRLRVSANQAGPEKAKLKVNLGEMDFGVREIAVKSIDDSEEWVFEPVLKKGTHELRIEFLNDFYGGAGQDRNAVVQEVVVETTGDKKLLANRETVRKWIDMLGFRIFRRPLEQVDADKLNTMTDMVFADGGSAMDALKLVTEALLCSPKFLFRGGAEPMGVAENGSAPVDEFTLASRLSYFLWSSCPDEELLKLASAGELRKNLPAQVTRMIGDWKAYSMAENFAGQWLQLRNIDLVAPNRRLFPEFEGGIGGEMKRESLTYFDHIFRENRSVLEFLDSDYTFLNEKLARFYGIQGVKGKEFRKVSLEGTPRGGILTHGSVLTLTSHPNRTSPVKRGQFVLENILGTPPPPAPQNVPAFGEDRGRKVEGTLRQRFEAHRANPSCASCHAFLDPMGFALENYDAIGRWRDTDNRQPIDATGKLLTGQAFNGAKELRKVLVEARKNEFTKCLTENMLTYALGRGLDYPDKPFVKEMVKNSAASGYKFQDIVLGVIQSPPFQRMRVGGEGKKVAEGGTGGTVAK; this is encoded by the coding sequence GTGACCCGTCATGTCTGCCGTGCGGCAGCGGGCGCGGTTTTTGGCCGCGCCTCTTTCGTCTCCGAGGAATGCTTCGTGCTGAGCGTGTTCCCGGTGCGGAGGCTGCTGCATGGTGGAAGTGCCCTCATCCCGTGCCTGCCCCCCAGCCTCTGCGATTGCCTCATGCCCAAGTTCCGCTCCATTTCCCTGCTCCTCGTGACCGCCAGCCTCTCCCCGGCCTGGTGCGCGCCCTTGATGGCGCAAGCGCAACCACAAGCCCAGGTGGCACAGGCGCAGTCAGAGCGTGGGAAGGAGACCTTTGACAAGAAGGTGATGCCGGTGCTGCAGCAGTACTGCTGGGACTGCCACGGTGATGGGATGGACAAGGGCAACTTCGCCCTGGACAAGCACGCCGACTACAAGGCGATGATGGCGGACAAGAAGTTCTGGGACAATGTGCGCGAGCACGTGGACACGCACGTGATGCCTCCCGAGAACAAAGACCAGCCCACCAACGAGGAACGCGACGCCATCACGAAGTGGATCGAAGACGATGTCTTCTGGGTGGACCCGAAGCGTCCGGATCCGGGCCACATCACGCTCCGCCGCTTGAATCGCGTGGAGTACAACAACACGATCCGCGACATCTTCCGCGTAGACTCACGTCCCGCGACTGCCTTCCCGCCAGACGACACCGGCTACGGCTATGACAACATCGGTGATGTACTCAGCCTCTCGCCGCTGCTCATGGAGAAATACATGAAGGCCGCTCGCAAGGTGGCGGAAGACTCCATCTGGACCAAGCCACCCACCCGACTGGTGCGTGAGCTCGGTGCGGGCAAGTTCGATGACCCCAATGAGATCAGCGACCGCTTGGAAGACCAGACACGCAGCATCTTCAGCAATGGGGACATCGAGGCCAGGGTGGAAATGCCGACGGCGGGAGTTTTTCGCGCGTCATTGACGGTGTCTGCAACCCAGGCAGGTCCTGAGAAGGCCAAGCTGGCCGTGCTGGTGGATGGCAAGGAGTTGCGCCAGCTCGAAGTGAGCGCGGATCTGAATGATGCCAGCGACAGCAAGAAGTGGCAGACCTTCCACTTCGACCTGCCGATGGAGAAGGGCCAGCGCAAGGTGGCAGTGCGTTTCCTGAACGACTATTTCGACGAAAAGGAACAGGACCCCAAGCGCAAGGATCGCAATGTCTTCCTGGACAGCCTCGATCTGCGCGGACCCATCCGGTTTCAGTCCGGTGAGCAGTCAAAATTCCTCGACTGGCTGTGCGAGGGACAACGCTTGCAGGGCAGGAGTCTGAGCCTGCGCGGGACGGACTTTGATGCCAGCGGCCCCGGTGTGGGTGGGGACAGCAGCACGGTCTATCTGAGTGGCAATGGATATGTGCATCGCGCGGTGGAGATTCCCGAGGACGGCAAGTACAAGGTGCGGCTGCGGGTGAGCGCGAATCAGGCAGGGCCAGAGAAGGCGAAGCTCAAGGTGAACCTGGGTGAGATGGACTTTGGCGTGCGTGAGATCGCCGTGAAAAGCATCGACGACTCTGAGGAGTGGGTGTTCGAGCCTGTCTTGAAAAAGGGCACGCATGAGCTGCGCATTGAATTCCTGAATGACTTCTACGGAGGCGCTGGTCAGGATCGCAATGCCGTGGTCCAGGAGGTGGTCGTCGAGACCACGGGGGACAAGAAGCTGCTGGCGAACCGCGAGACTGTGCGCAAGTGGATCGATATGCTGGGCTTCCGCATTTTCCGCCGCCCTCTTGAGCAGGTGGATGCTGACAAGCTCAATACGATGACGGACATGGTCTTTGCCGATGGTGGCAGCGCGATGGATGCGCTGAAGCTGGTGACTGAGGCCTTGCTTTGCTCACCGAAGTTCCTTTTCCGCGGAGGTGCTGAACCCATGGGCGTCGCAGAGAATGGAAGTGCACCGGTGGATGAGTTCACCCTCGCTTCGCGCCTGTCTTATTTCCTGTGGTCGAGCTGCCCGGATGAAGAGCTGCTGAAGCTCGCCTCCGCCGGAGAGCTTCGCAAGAACCTACCCGCGCAAGTGACACGCATGATTGGTGACTGGAAGGCTTATTCCATGGCGGAGAACTTTGCCGGTCAGTGGCTGCAGCTTCGCAATATCGATCTCGTGGCGCCGAACCGCCGTCTTTTCCCCGAGTTCGAAGGGGGCATTGGTGGGGAGATGAAGCGGGAGTCGCTGACGTATTTCGACCACATCTTCCGCGAGAATCGCAGCGTGCTGGAGTTCCTCGACAGCGACTACACGTTCCTGAATGAGAAGCTCGCGCGCTTCTATGGCATCCAGGGTGTGAAAGGGAAGGAGTTCCGCAAGGTGTCGCTGGAAGGCACACCGCGTGGCGGCATCCTCACCCATGGCAGTGTTTTGACGCTGACCTCGCATCCGAACCGCACGTCACCCGTGAAGCGCGGTCAGTTCGTGCTGGAGAACATCCTTGGCACCCCGCCGCCACCCGCGCCTCAGAACGTGCCGGCCTTTGGCGAAGATCGCGGACGCAAAGTGGAGGGCACCCTGCGCCAGAGGTTCGAAGCGCACCGTGCCAACCCAAGCTGCGCGAGCTGCCACGCCTTCCTGGACCCCATGGGCTTCGCCTTGGAGAACTACGATGCCATCGGCCGCTGGCGCGATACGGACAACCGCCAGCCGATTGATGCGACTGGAAAGCTCCTTACCGGCCAGGCCTTCAATGGCGCGAAGGAACTGCGCAAGGTGCTGGTGGAAGCGCGCAAGAATGAGTTCACCAAGTGCCTCACGGAAAACATGCTCACCTATGCGTTGGGTCGTGGTCTGGACTATCCGGACAAGCCCTTCGTGAAGGAGATGGTGAAGAACTCCGCCGCCAGTGGTTACAAGTTCCAGGACATCGTCCTCGGCGTCATCCAAAGCCCGCCCTTCCAGCGCATGCGTGTTGGTGGAGAAGGGAAGAAGGTGGCGGAGGGTGGAACTGGTGGGACGGTGGCGAAGTAG
- a CDS encoding DUF2283 domain-containing protein, giving the protein MKNARKITAEVSKSGLAAYVAVSQDQERGRKVSKNIRLCELMPGYQGPDVIMDFDETGQLLGIEVLL; this is encoded by the coding sequence ATGAAGAATGCCAGGAAGATTACGGCTGAAGTCAGCAAGAGTGGTTTGGCTGCTTATGTTGCTGTATCCCAGGACCAGGAGAGGGGTAGAAAGGTCTCAAAGAACATCAGGTTGTGCGAGTTGATGCCCGGGTACCAAGGTCCAGATGTGATCATGGACTTTGATGAGACGGGCCAGCTTCTCGGCATTGAGGTGTTGCTTTGA
- a CDS encoding TIGR00645 family protein produces the protein MQDSQPKFRRTLSSMIFLSRWLQAPLYFGLIVAQSAYVWHFMVELFHLLHEVPGITEEKIMLSVLGLIDVVMIANLLIMVIIGGYETFVSRLDLKGHPDQPEWLSHVNAGILKVKLAMALIGISSIHLLKSFIAVGTESTALSTAIKAQNMTPEQAQLTMNISEHSLLWQVMIHGIFLFSAIALAWIDRLTYQPSGNHGEKKGAGAPSAAH, from the coding sequence ATGCAGGATTCCCAACCGAAATTTCGTCGTACCCTGAGCAGCATGATTTTCCTCAGCCGCTGGCTGCAGGCGCCGCTCTACTTTGGTCTTATCGTTGCCCAGTCCGCGTACGTTTGGCACTTCATGGTGGAGCTGTTCCACCTGCTGCATGAGGTCCCGGGCATCACGGAGGAGAAAATCATGCTCAGCGTGCTGGGCCTCATTGACGTGGTGATGATCGCGAACCTGCTCATCATGGTCATCATCGGTGGTTATGAGACCTTCGTGTCCCGCCTCGATTTGAAAGGGCACCCGGACCAGCCCGAGTGGCTTTCCCATGTGAATGCTGGCATCCTGAAGGTGAAGCTGGCCATGGCGCTCATCGGCATTTCATCCATCCATCTGCTCAAGAGCTTCATCGCCGTGGGGACGGAGTCCACGGCCCTGAGTACCGCCATCAAGGCTCAGAACATGACGCCGGAGCAGGCGCAACTGACCATGAATATCTCGGAGCACTCCCTGCTCTGGCAGGTCATGATCCACGGCATCTTCCTGTTCTCAGCCATTGCCCTTGCCTGGATCGACCGCCTTACCTACCAGCCTTCCGGGAACCACGGGGAAAAGAAGGGTGCGGGCGCGCCTTCGGCCGCTCATTAG
- a CDS encoding YkvA family protein gives MPNSAKSHSDDSRQHEDNIAKVVGKEADIDKKMAGQKAFKALLEHGRLLLSMIKDYFTGAYREVPYWAIGAGALALVYVLSPIDAIPDIIPGLGFVDDAAVLAFCLKLVESELNRYKEWKSTREAEVEVQKA, from the coding sequence ATGCCGAATTCCGCCAAATCTCATTCTGACGACTCCCGCCAGCACGAAGACAACATTGCCAAAGTAGTGGGCAAGGAGGCCGACATCGACAAGAAGATGGCTGGCCAGAAAGCCTTCAAGGCTCTGCTGGAGCACGGACGCCTCCTGCTTTCCATGATCAAGGACTACTTCACCGGCGCGTACCGCGAGGTGCCGTACTGGGCCATCGGTGCGGGAGCGCTCGCTCTGGTGTACGTGCTCAGCCCCATCGACGCCATCCCTGACATCATCCCCGGGCTCGGTTTTGTGGATGACGCCGCGGTTCTGGCTTTCTGCCTGAAGCTCGTGGAGTCGGAGCTCAACCGGTACAAGGAGTGGAAGTCCACCCGCGAGGCGGAAGTCGAGGTGCAAAAAGCCTGA
- the tnpA gene encoding IS200/IS605 family transposase, which yields MASTFHNLNVHVIWSTKERVPWVTQDIEQRVWEYIAGVARQKRMTPICIGGCDDHVHALLRLPANLDTSKAIQLIKGSSSKWIHEVFPHLRAFRWQDGFGAFSVAQSGIPAVFKYIKNQRAHHRKKTFQEEYVEFLIKNEIDFDEDHLWD from the coding sequence ATGGCCTCTACGTTCCACAATCTCAATGTCCATGTCATTTGGAGTACCAAAGAGCGAGTTCCTTGGGTTACGCAGGATATTGAGCAACGTGTTTGGGAGTATATCGCTGGGGTTGCCCGTCAGAAGCGCATGACCCCGATTTGTATCGGTGGTTGTGACGACCATGTTCATGCGCTTCTCCGGTTACCTGCCAATCTCGACACAAGCAAAGCGATTCAGCTTATCAAAGGCTCATCCTCGAAATGGATTCACGAGGTGTTTCCTCACCTGCGGGCATTCCGATGGCAGGATGGGTTTGGCGCGTTCTCAGTCGCACAGTCTGGAATTCCTGCGGTGTTCAAATACATCAAGAACCAGCGGGCACACCATCGTAAGAAGACTTTCCAGGAAGAGTATGTGGAGTTTTTGATAAAAAACGAAATCGATTTCGACGAGGACCACCTTTGGGATTGA
- a CDS encoding trypsin-like peptidase domain-containing protein has product MRLLILPALWLAVCPLLSGKDKPEAPKTPLSSVSALTQASRPSIVTVTQFGRGGGQDALGTGFVIDKDGLIVTNLHVIGNARRLEVELSDGSKHEVTEVHATDADLDLAVLRIAKKDLQPLTIGDSDKVEQGQDVVAIGHPQGLQFSVVEGVVSAMREVEGHPMIQVAIPIEEGNSGGPLMDRQGRVQGVLTLKSAVTNNLGFARPINALRPLLEKPNPVPMKRWLTIGRLDPRAWEPLFNGRWTQHAGVIHANEQGQGLGMRTLCLNKEETPGLPFEVSVMVKLDDESGAAGLAFCSDGKDQHYGFYPSAGKMRLTRFNGPDVFSWTVLAEVSTPAYQQGTWNRLRVRVDEARIQCYVNDTLVTELEDNVLRGGSVGLCKFRVPGAQFKRFHLGETAPQKAVPAQLAKELEAELDKYLGDSVQRDSTMKKLLTEPVAAKHLLESRAKELEEQAASLRELQKVMHRQSVGQEITALLRRPGDQTELLKAALLVARHDNPDVEIEPYLRGVDRMVDELKNDAAIKSKSTSKAANRLVDYLFKENGFHGSRNDAIDDPSNSYLNEVLDDREGIPLTLSIVYLELARRLGLQDIHGVSLPGRFMVAYEESVPAEAESKETPGKEAAKKSEAATPPARETKRQVYLDLFDGGKTLTSVEAEQLIVQSTGSEVEERHREPATPRAMILRLLHNLTSFSKKPEQAMPYLDLILTVEPESHGDRLQRSLIRARTGDREGARTDLKHLLDAEPEGYDLGKISALYESL; this is encoded by the coding sequence ATGCGGCTTCTCATTCTACCCGCCCTGTGGCTGGCCGTCTGCCCACTGCTCTCCGGCAAGGACAAGCCGGAGGCACCCAAGACCCCGCTCTCCAGTGTCTCCGCCCTCACGCAGGCTTCGAGACCCTCGATTGTCACTGTGACCCAGTTCGGACGCGGCGGTGGCCAGGATGCGCTTGGCACGGGATTCGTCATCGACAAGGACGGCCTCATCGTCACCAACCTCCACGTCATCGGCAATGCCCGCCGTCTGGAGGTGGAGCTCAGCGACGGCTCCAAGCATGAAGTCACCGAAGTGCACGCCACCGACGCGGACCTGGATCTCGCCGTGCTGCGCATCGCGAAGAAGGACCTGCAGCCACTGACCATCGGGGATTCGGACAAGGTCGAGCAGGGACAGGATGTCGTCGCGATTGGTCATCCGCAGGGATTGCAGTTCAGCGTGGTGGAAGGCGTGGTCTCCGCCATGCGCGAAGTGGAGGGCCACCCGATGATTCAAGTCGCCATTCCCATCGAGGAAGGCAACAGCGGCGGCCCCCTGATGGATCGCCAGGGCCGTGTGCAGGGTGTGCTCACGCTGAAGAGCGCCGTGACGAACAATCTCGGCTTCGCGCGTCCCATCAATGCACTGCGCCCGCTTTTGGAGAAACCCAATCCCGTGCCCATGAAACGCTGGCTGACCATCGGTCGTCTCGATCCGCGCGCGTGGGAGCCGCTCTTCAACGGACGCTGGACACAGCACGCCGGCGTGATTCATGCCAATGAGCAGGGCCAGGGACTTGGCATGCGCACCTTGTGCCTGAACAAGGAGGAGACTCCGGGGCTGCCGTTCGAAGTGAGCGTGATGGTGAAGCTGGATGATGAGTCCGGCGCTGCAGGTCTCGCCTTCTGCTCCGATGGCAAGGATCAGCACTACGGCTTCTACCCAAGCGCAGGGAAGATGCGCCTCACGAGGTTCAATGGACCGGACGTCTTCTCCTGGACGGTGCTCGCCGAAGTCTCCACGCCCGCCTACCAGCAGGGCACCTGGAACCGCCTGCGGGTGCGCGTGGATGAGGCGAGGATCCAATGCTACGTGAATGACACGCTCGTCACGGAATTGGAAGACAACGTGCTGCGTGGCGGCTCCGTAGGACTGTGCAAATTCCGCGTGCCGGGAGCGCAGTTCAAACGCTTCCACCTCGGTGAGACAGCCCCACAGAAGGCGGTGCCGGCGCAGCTCGCGAAAGAACTCGAAGCTGAGCTCGACAAGTATCTGGGCGACTCCGTACAGCGTGACAGCACGATGAAGAAGCTGCTCACGGAACCCGTGGCGGCAAAGCACCTCCTGGAATCCCGTGCCAAGGAATTGGAAGAACAAGCCGCCAGCCTGCGCGAACTGCAGAAGGTGATGCACCGCCAGTCCGTCGGCCAGGAGATCACCGCCCTGCTCCGCCGCCCGGGAGACCAAACGGAATTGCTGAAGGCCGCGCTCCTTGTGGCGCGTCATGACAATCCTGATGTGGAGATTGAGCCCTACCTGCGTGGCGTGGATCGCATGGTGGATGAGTTGAAGAACGATGCAGCCATCAAGTCCAAGTCCACCTCAAAGGCCGCGAATCGTCTGGTGGACTATCTTTTTAAGGAGAACGGCTTCCACGGCAGCCGGAACGACGCCATCGACGATCCTTCCAACAGCTATCTGAACGAAGTGCTGGATGATCGTGAAGGCATCCCGCTCACGCTCTCTATCGTGTATCTGGAACTCGCACGCCGTCTGGGCCTGCAGGACATCCATGGCGTCTCTCTGCCCGGCCGCTTCATGGTGGCGTATGAGGAGAGCGTGCCTGCTGAAGCGGAAAGCAAGGAAACCCCGGGCAAAGAAGCAGCGAAGAAGAGCGAAGCTGCGACTCCGCCCGCCAGGGAAACGAAGCGACAGGTGTATCTGGATCTCTTCGATGGTGGCAAGACCCTGACCTCCGTGGAGGCTGAGCAACTCATCGTCCAATCGACAGGCAGCGAGGTGGAAGAGCGCCACCGCGAGCCCGCCACGCCGCGTGCCATGATCCTGCGGCTGCTGCACAACCTCACCAGCTTCTCCAAAAAGCCCGAACAGGCCATGCCCTACCTGGATCTCATCCTCACGGTCGAGCCCGAGTCACACGGCGACCGCCTGCAGCGGTCCCTGATTCGCGCCCGCACGGGTGACCGCGAAGGCGCACGCACCGACCTGAAGCATCTGCTGGATGCCGAGCCCGAAGGCTACGACCTCGGCAAGATCAGTGCGCTGTATGAGTCGCTCTAA
- the recR gene encoding recombination mediator RecR has product MSLDYPAPIRELILQMKSLPGIGARSAERMTLWLLGRGNARVAELEAALEGLRERVAMCPECGFYMEKDGSCPLCHGTRRQPKLLCVVEQAADVLRLERSGAYSGLYHVLGGKLSPLDNIGPSDLRIGELVRRVKGQHPEEVILALGADVEGEATSGYVAEMLRDTGVPVTRLAQGMPAGGGLDHVDEMTLHHALSGRRKM; this is encoded by the coding sequence ATGTCCCTCGATTACCCTGCACCGATTCGCGAACTCATCCTCCAGATGAAGTCGTTGCCGGGCATTGGAGCGCGGAGTGCGGAGCGCATGACCTTGTGGCTGCTGGGGCGGGGGAATGCGAGGGTGGCGGAGTTGGAAGCGGCACTGGAGGGATTGCGCGAACGTGTGGCCATGTGTCCCGAGTGCGGCTTCTACATGGAAAAGGATGGCTCCTGCCCTCTGTGCCATGGCACGCGGCGCCAGCCAAAGTTGCTGTGCGTGGTGGAGCAGGCGGCGGATGTGCTGCGGCTGGAGCGGAGCGGGGCGTACTCAGGCCTGTATCACGTGCTCGGAGGAAAACTGTCGCCGCTGGATAACATCGGTCCGTCAGACCTGCGCATCGGAGAACTCGTGCGCCGTGTGAAGGGGCAGCACCCGGAGGAGGTGATTCTCGCCCTCGGAGCGGATGTGGAAGGTGAAGCCACTTCCGGCTACGTGGCTGAAATGTTGCGCGACACCGGCGTGCCCGTGACTCGACTGGCCCAAGGCATGCCTGCGGGGGGCGGACTGGATCACGTGGACGAGATGACGCTGCACCACGCGCTGAGCGGGCGGCGGAAGATGTGA